The Lynx canadensis isolate LIC74 chromosome D1, mLynCan4.pri.v2, whole genome shotgun sequence genome has a segment encoding these proteins:
- the HEPACAM gene encoding hepatocyte cell adhesion molecule, with protein MKRERGALSRAFSALSLTPFVYLLLIQTEPLEGVNITSPVRLIHGTVGKSALLSVQYSSTSSDKPVVKWQLKRDKPVTVVQSIGTEVIGTLRPDYRDRIRLFENGSLLLSDLQLADEGTYEVEISITDDTFTGEKTINLTVDVPISRPQVLVASTTVLELSEAFTLNCSHENGTKPSYTWLKDGKPLLNDSRMLLSPDHKVLTITRVLMEDDDLYSCVVENPISQGRSLPIKITVYRRSSLYIILSTGGIFLLVTLVTVCACWKPSKKSGKKRKLEKQNSLEYMDQNDDRLKPEADTLPRSGEQERKNPMALYILKDKDSPEPEENPAPEPRSATEPGPPGYSVSPAVPGRSPGLPIRSARRYPRSPARSPATGRTHTSPPRAPGSPGRSRSASRTLRTAGVHLIREQDEASPVEISA; from the exons AGCCCCTGGAGGGGGTGAACATCACCAGCCCGGTGCGCCTGATCCATGGCACGGTGGGGAAGTCAGCCCTGCTTTCCGTGCAGTACAGCAGCACCAGCAGTGACAAGCCCGTCGTGAAGTGGCAGCTGAAGCGGGACAAGCCAGTGACCGTGGTACAGTCCATCGGCACAGAGGTCATTGGCACCTTACGGCCTGACTACCGAGACCGCATCCGCCTCTTTGAAAACGGCTCCCTGCTTCTCAGTGACCTGCAGCTGGCCGATGAGGGCACCTATGAGGTTGAGATCTCCATCACGGATGACACGTTCACCGGGGAGAAAACGATCAACCTCACTGTAGATG TGCCCATTTCCAGGCCACAGGTGTTAGTGGCTTCGACCACTGTGCTGGAGCTCAGCGAGGCCTTCACCCTGAACTGCTCGCACGAGAACGGCACCAAGCCCAGCTACACCTGGCTGAAGGATGGCAAACCCCTTCTCAATGACTCGAGAATGCTCCTGTCCCCTGACCACAAGGTGCTCACCATCACCCGCGTGCTCATGGAGGACGACGACCTGTACAGCTGTGTGGTGGAGAACCCCATCAGCCAGGGCCGCAGCCTGCCCATCAAGATCACCGTATACA gaAGAAGTTCCCTCTACATCATCTTGTCCACAGGAGGCATCTTCCTCCTTGTGACCTTGGTGACAGTCTGTGCCTGCTGGAAACCCTCCAAAAAGTCTGG gaagaagaggaagctggAGAAGCAAAACTCCCTGGAATATATGGATCAGAATGATGACCGTCTGAAACCAGAAG CAGACACCCTCCCACGAAGCGGCGAGCAGGAGCGGAAGAACCCCATGGCACTGTATATCCTGAAGGACAAG GACTCCCCGGAGCCCGAGGAGAACCCTGCCCCGGAGCCTCGGAGCGCCACCGAGCCCGGCCCGCCAGGCTACTCCGTGTCGCCGGCGGTACCCGGCCGCTCGCCAGGGCTGCCCATCCGCTCGGCCCGCCGCTACCCGCGCTCTCCGGCGCGCTCCCCCGCCACGGGCCGGACGCACACGTCGCCGCCCCGGGCCCCGGGCTCGCCCGGCCGCTCGCGCAGCGCCTCGCGCACACTGCGGACTGCGGGCGTGCACCTGATCCGCGAGCAAGACGAGGCCAGCCCGGTGGAGATCAGCGCCTGA
- the ROBO4 gene encoding roundabout homolog 4 isoform X2, producing MGFLKAASLLGQSLGHKQPPPPHPAPPSLRCELRAAGQSAWDQERGLRAAMGSGGSGLLRAPWPLPLLLLLVTGGMAQDSPPQILVHPQDQLLQGPGPAKMSCRASGQPPPTIRWLLNGQPLSVVPPDIHDLLPDGTLLLLRPPARGRAHDDQALSTDLGVYACEASNRLGTVVSRGARLSVAVLREAFQTQPQDTVATVGKQVVLECGPPWGHPEPTVSWWKDGKPLALQPGRHVVSRGSLQMARAEKSDTGTYMCVATNSAGRRESRAARVSVQEPQNYKEPLELLAVHIQLENVTLLNPDPEKSPKPGPAVWLSWKVSGPAAPAQSYTALFRVQTAPGGPGAPWAEALLAGWQSAELGGLLWGKDYEFKVRPFSGRAQGPDSNVLLLRLPEQVPNAPPGEVTLKPGNGSVLVSWVPPPAENHNGIIRGYQVWSLGNTSLPPANWTVAGEQTQLEMATQLPGSYCVQVAAVTGAGAGPPSSPVCLLLERTMERATQELSDGPWTLEQLRAALRRPEVIASGGVVLWLLLLGTAVCVHRRRRAGVHLGPGLYRYTSEDAILKHRMDHSDSPWLADTWRSTSGSRDLSSSSSLSSRLGVDPRDPLDCRRSLISWDPRSPGVPLLPDTSTFYGSLIAELPSSPPARPSPRTPAVRRLPPQLARLSSPWPSPDSLCSHRGLSSPRLPLAPVEAWKAKKKQELHQANSSPPLRASHPMEFWAWELGSKGSKNLSQSPGAVPQALVAWRALGPQLLRSSNELVSRPLPPAPLASRGASAQSQQTQPSAEPQAPSSLPQPATPLPIPVPSSPPSPSSPQASSLSGPSPPSSRLSSSSLSSLGEDQDSVLTPEEVALCLELSDGEETPRNSVSPMPRAPSPPVTYGYISIPTASELADVGRAGGGVGSEVRGLLCPPRPCPTPTPSEGSLANGWGSASEDNAPSARASLVSSSDGSFLADAHFARALAMAVDSFGFGLEPREADCVFMDASSPPSPRDDLFLTSTLSLPLWEWRSDWLEDMENNHSQRLGRGLPPWPPDSRISSGRSQLSRPEPKAGSSS from the exons ATGGGTTTCCTCAAAGCTGCTTCCCTCCTGGGGCAGAGTCTCGGTCacaaacaaccaccaccaccccaccccgcccctccttccctccgctGTGAGCTCAGAGCTGCAGGACAAAGTGCCTGGGACCAGGAGAGAGGCCTGAGAGCAGCCATGGGCTCTGGAGGATCAGGCCTCCTCAGGGCCCCGTggcccctgcctctcctgcttCTGCTTGTCACCG GAGGTATGGCTCAGGACTCCCCACCCCAGATCCTAGTCCATCCCCAGGACCAGCTGCTCCAGGGCCCCGGCCCCGCCAAGATGAGCTGCCGAGCCTCGGGCCAGCCGCCTCCCACCATCCGCTGGCTGCTGAACGGGCAGCCCCTGAGCGTGGTGCCCCCAGACATACACGACCTCCTACCAGACGGAACGCTCCTACTGCTGCGGCCCCCAGCCCGGGGACGTGCCCACGATGACCAGGCCCTATCAACAGACCTGGGTGTCTATGCATGCGAGGCCAGCAACCGGCTGGGCACAGTGGTCAGCCGAGGCGCTCGGCTGTCTGTGGCGG TCCTTCGGGAGGCTTTCCAGACCCAGCCTCAGGATACAGTGGCCACTGTGGGCAAGCAGGTGGTTCTGGAGTGCGGGCCGCCCTGGGGCCACCCGGAGCCCACAGTCTCGTGGTGGAAGGATGGAAAACCACTGGCCCTACAGCCAGGGCGGCACGTG GTCTCCAGGGGGTCGCTGCAGATGGCAAGAGCAGAGAAGAGCGACACAGGCACCTATATGTGTGTGGCCACCAACAGCGCAGGACGACGGGAGAGCCGGGCAGCCAGGGTGTCTGTCCAGG AGCCCCAGAACTACAAGGAACCTCTGGAGTTGCTGGCTGTGCATATTCAGCTGGAAAATGTGACCCTGCTGAACCCAGACCCCGAAAAGAGCCCCAAGCCCGGGCCtgctgtgtggctcagctggaag GTGAGCGGCCCTGCTGCACCTGCTCAGTCGTACACAGCCCTGTTCAGGGTCCAGACGGCCCCAGGAGGCCCGGGAGCTCCCTGGGCAGAGGCCCTGCTGGCCGGCTGGCAGAGCGCGGAGCTTGGGGGCCTCCTCTGGGGCAAAGACTACGAGTTCAAAGTGAGACCGTTCTCCGGCCGGGCTCAAGGCCCTGACAGCAACGTGCTGCTCCTGAGGCTGCCTGAACAAG tGCCTAATGCCCCTCCCGGGGAGGTGACCTTAAAACCTGGCAACGGCAGTGTCCTTGTAAGCTGGGTCCCACCACCTGCTGAAAACCACAATGGCATCATCCGTGGCTACCAG GTCTGGAGCCTGGGCAACACTTCGTTGCCCCCAGCCAACTGGACTGTGGCGGGCGAGCAGACCCAGCTGGAGATGGCCACCCAGTTGCCAGGTTCCTACTGCGTACAAGTGGCTGCGGTCACGGGCGCTGGGGCTGGGCCCCCCAGTAGCCCTGTCTGCCTCCTCTTAG AGCGGACCATGGAGCGAGCCACTCAAGAACTCAGCGATGGTCCCTGGACCCTGGAGCAGCTGAGGGCCGCCCTAAGGCGGCCAGAAGTGATTGCTAGCGGGGGTGTCGTgctctggctgctgctgctgggcaCTGCCGTGTGTGTCCACCGCCGGCGCAGAGCTGGGGTGCACCTGGGCCCGG GTCTGTACAGATACACCAGTGAGGACGCTATCCTAAAACACAG GATGGATCACAGTGACTCCCCTTGGCTGGCAGACACTTGGCGCTCTACCTCTGGCTCTCGGGAcctgagcagcagcagcagcctcagCAGCAGGCTGGGAGTGGACCCCCGGGACCCACTAGACTGTCGTCGCTCCT TGATCTCCTGGGATCCCCGAAGCCCTGGTGTGCCCCTGCTTCCCGACACCAGCACTTTTTATGGCTCCCTCATCGCTGAGCTGCCTTCCAGCCCCCCAGCCCGGCCAAGCCCCCGGACCCCAGCTGTCAGGCGCCTCCCGCCCCAGCTGGCCCGGctctccagcccctggcccaGTCCAGACAGCCTCTGCAGCCACAGGGGACTCTCTTCTCCCCGCTTGCCTCTGGCCCCTGTGGAGGCTTGGAAGGCCAAAAAGAAGCAGG AGCTGCACCAAGCCAACAGCTCCCCGCCCCTCCGGGCCAGCCACCCTATGGAGTTCTGGGCCTGGGAGTTGGGGAGTAAAGGCTCCAAGAACCTTTCCCAAAGTCCAG GAGCCGTGCCCCAAGCTCTGGTTGCCTGGAGGGCCCTGGGACCGCAGCTCCTCCGATCCTCCAATGAGCTGGTTTCGCGCCCTCTCCCCCCAGCACCCCTCGCTTCTCGAGGAGCCTCCGCTCAGAGTCAGCAGACCCA GCCCTCGGCGGAGCCCcaagctccctcctccctcccacagccagccacccccctccccatccctgtcccctcCAGTCCCCCCAgtccctccagcccccaggcctCTTCCCTCTCTGGCCCCAGTCCACCTTCCAGTCGTCTGTCCAGCTCCTCGCTGTCATCCCTGGGGGAGGATCAGGACAGTGTACTGACTCCTGAGGAGGTGGCCCTGTGCCTGGAGCTCAGTGACGGTGAGGAGACCCCCAG gaATAGTGTCTCTCCTATGCCAAGGGCTCCTTCACCCCCTGTCACCTACGGCTACATCAGCATCCCGACAGCCTCAGAGCTGGCGGACGTGGGCAGGGCCGGAGGAGGGGTGGGGTCCGAAGTGAGGGGCTTGCTGTGCCCACCccggccctgccccacccccacccccagcgagGGCTCCTTGGCCAACGGCTGGGGCTCAGCCTCCGAGGACAACGCCCCCAGCGCCAGAGCCAGCCTTGTCAGCTCCTCTGACGGCTCCTTCC
- the ROBO4 gene encoding roundabout homolog 4 isoform X3 codes for MGFLKAASLLGQSLGHKQPPPPHPAPPSLRCELRAAGQSAWDQERGLRAAMGSGGSGLLRAPWPLPLLLLLVTGGMAQDSPPQILVHPQDQLLQGPGPAKMSCRASGQPPPTIRWLLNGQPLSVVPPDIHDLLPDGTLLLLRPPARGRAHDDQALSTDLGVYACEASNRLGTVVSRGARLSVAVLREAFQTQPQDTVATVGKQVVLECGPPWGHPEPTVSWWKDGKPLALQPGRHVVSRGSLQMARAEKSDTGTYMCVATNSAGRRESRAARVSVQEPQNYKEPLELLAVHIQLENVTLLNPDPEKSPKPGPAVWLSWKVSGPAAPAQSYTALFRVQTAPGGPGAPWAEALLAGWQSAELGGLLWGKDYEFKVRPFSGRAQGPDSNVLLLRLPEQVPNAPPGEVTLKPGNGSVLVSWVPPPAENHNGIIRGYQVWSLGNTSLPPANWTVAGEQTQLEMATQLPGSYCVQVAAVTGAGAGPPSSPVCLLLERTMERATQELSDGPWTLEQLRAALRRPEVIASGGVVLWLLLLGTAVCVHRRRRAGVHLGPGLYRYTSEDAILKHRMDHSDSPWLADTWRSTSGSRDLSSSSSLSSRLGVDPRDPLDCRRSLISWDPRSPGVPLLPDTSTFYGSLIAELPSSPPARPSPRTPAVRRLPPQLARLSSPWPSPDSLCSHRGLSSPRLPLAPVEAWKAKKKQELHQANSSPPLRASHPMEFWAWELGSKGSKNLSQSPGYCSPGAVPQALVAWRALGPQLLRSSNELVSRPLPPAPLASRGASAQSQQTQPSAEPQAPSSLPQPATPLPIPVPSSPPSPSSPQASSLSGPSPPSSRLSSSSLSSLGEDQDSVLTPEEVALCLELSDGEETPRNSVSPMPRAPSPPVTYGYISIPTASELADVGRAGGGVGSEVRGLLCPPRPCPTPTPSEGSLANGWGSASEDNAPSARASLVSSSDGSFLADAHFARALAMAVDSFGFGLEPREADCVFME; via the exons ATGGGTTTCCTCAAAGCTGCTTCCCTCCTGGGGCAGAGTCTCGGTCacaaacaaccaccaccaccccaccccgcccctccttccctccgctGTGAGCTCAGAGCTGCAGGACAAAGTGCCTGGGACCAGGAGAGAGGCCTGAGAGCAGCCATGGGCTCTGGAGGATCAGGCCTCCTCAGGGCCCCGTggcccctgcctctcctgcttCTGCTTGTCACCG GAGGTATGGCTCAGGACTCCCCACCCCAGATCCTAGTCCATCCCCAGGACCAGCTGCTCCAGGGCCCCGGCCCCGCCAAGATGAGCTGCCGAGCCTCGGGCCAGCCGCCTCCCACCATCCGCTGGCTGCTGAACGGGCAGCCCCTGAGCGTGGTGCCCCCAGACATACACGACCTCCTACCAGACGGAACGCTCCTACTGCTGCGGCCCCCAGCCCGGGGACGTGCCCACGATGACCAGGCCCTATCAACAGACCTGGGTGTCTATGCATGCGAGGCCAGCAACCGGCTGGGCACAGTGGTCAGCCGAGGCGCTCGGCTGTCTGTGGCGG TCCTTCGGGAGGCTTTCCAGACCCAGCCTCAGGATACAGTGGCCACTGTGGGCAAGCAGGTGGTTCTGGAGTGCGGGCCGCCCTGGGGCCACCCGGAGCCCACAGTCTCGTGGTGGAAGGATGGAAAACCACTGGCCCTACAGCCAGGGCGGCACGTG GTCTCCAGGGGGTCGCTGCAGATGGCAAGAGCAGAGAAGAGCGACACAGGCACCTATATGTGTGTGGCCACCAACAGCGCAGGACGACGGGAGAGCCGGGCAGCCAGGGTGTCTGTCCAGG AGCCCCAGAACTACAAGGAACCTCTGGAGTTGCTGGCTGTGCATATTCAGCTGGAAAATGTGACCCTGCTGAACCCAGACCCCGAAAAGAGCCCCAAGCCCGGGCCtgctgtgtggctcagctggaag GTGAGCGGCCCTGCTGCACCTGCTCAGTCGTACACAGCCCTGTTCAGGGTCCAGACGGCCCCAGGAGGCCCGGGAGCTCCCTGGGCAGAGGCCCTGCTGGCCGGCTGGCAGAGCGCGGAGCTTGGGGGCCTCCTCTGGGGCAAAGACTACGAGTTCAAAGTGAGACCGTTCTCCGGCCGGGCTCAAGGCCCTGACAGCAACGTGCTGCTCCTGAGGCTGCCTGAACAAG tGCCTAATGCCCCTCCCGGGGAGGTGACCTTAAAACCTGGCAACGGCAGTGTCCTTGTAAGCTGGGTCCCACCACCTGCTGAAAACCACAATGGCATCATCCGTGGCTACCAG GTCTGGAGCCTGGGCAACACTTCGTTGCCCCCAGCCAACTGGACTGTGGCGGGCGAGCAGACCCAGCTGGAGATGGCCACCCAGTTGCCAGGTTCCTACTGCGTACAAGTGGCTGCGGTCACGGGCGCTGGGGCTGGGCCCCCCAGTAGCCCTGTCTGCCTCCTCTTAG AGCGGACCATGGAGCGAGCCACTCAAGAACTCAGCGATGGTCCCTGGACCCTGGAGCAGCTGAGGGCCGCCCTAAGGCGGCCAGAAGTGATTGCTAGCGGGGGTGTCGTgctctggctgctgctgctgggcaCTGCCGTGTGTGTCCACCGCCGGCGCAGAGCTGGGGTGCACCTGGGCCCGG GTCTGTACAGATACACCAGTGAGGACGCTATCCTAAAACACAG GATGGATCACAGTGACTCCCCTTGGCTGGCAGACACTTGGCGCTCTACCTCTGGCTCTCGGGAcctgagcagcagcagcagcctcagCAGCAGGCTGGGAGTGGACCCCCGGGACCCACTAGACTGTCGTCGCTCCT TGATCTCCTGGGATCCCCGAAGCCCTGGTGTGCCCCTGCTTCCCGACACCAGCACTTTTTATGGCTCCCTCATCGCTGAGCTGCCTTCCAGCCCCCCAGCCCGGCCAAGCCCCCGGACCCCAGCTGTCAGGCGCCTCCCGCCCCAGCTGGCCCGGctctccagcccctggcccaGTCCAGACAGCCTCTGCAGCCACAGGGGACTCTCTTCTCCCCGCTTGCCTCTGGCCCCTGTGGAGGCTTGGAAGGCCAAAAAGAAGCAGG AGCTGCACCAAGCCAACAGCTCCCCGCCCCTCCGGGCCAGCCACCCTATGGAGTTCTGGGCCTGGGAGTTGGGGAGTAAAGGCTCCAAGAACCTTTCCCAAAGTCCAG GCTATTGTTCTCCAGGAGCCGTGCCCCAAGCTCTGGTTGCCTGGAGGGCCCTGGGACCGCAGCTCCTCCGATCCTCCAATGAGCTGGTTTCGCGCCCTCTCCCCCCAGCACCCCTCGCTTCTCGAGGAGCCTCCGCTCAGAGTCAGCAGACCCA GCCCTCGGCGGAGCCCcaagctccctcctccctcccacagccagccacccccctccccatccctgtcccctcCAGTCCCCCCAgtccctccagcccccaggcctCTTCCCTCTCTGGCCCCAGTCCACCTTCCAGTCGTCTGTCCAGCTCCTCGCTGTCATCCCTGGGGGAGGATCAGGACAGTGTACTGACTCCTGAGGAGGTGGCCCTGTGCCTGGAGCTCAGTGACGGTGAGGAGACCCCCAG gaATAGTGTCTCTCCTATGCCAAGGGCTCCTTCACCCCCTGTCACCTACGGCTACATCAGCATCCCGACAGCCTCAGAGCTGGCGGACGTGGGCAGGGCCGGAGGAGGGGTGGGGTCCGAAGTGAGGGGCTTGCTGTGCCCACCccggccctgccccacccccacccccagcgagGGCTCCTTGGCCAACGGCTGGGGCTCAGCCTCCGAGGACAACGCCCCCAGCGCCAGAGCCAGCCTTGTCAGCTCCTCTGACGGCTCCTTCC
- the ROBO4 gene encoding roundabout homolog 4 isoform X1 — MGFLKAASLLGQSLGHKQPPPPHPAPPSLRCELRAAGQSAWDQERGLRAAMGSGGSGLLRAPWPLPLLLLLVTGGMAQDSPPQILVHPQDQLLQGPGPAKMSCRASGQPPPTIRWLLNGQPLSVVPPDIHDLLPDGTLLLLRPPARGRAHDDQALSTDLGVYACEASNRLGTVVSRGARLSVAVLREAFQTQPQDTVATVGKQVVLECGPPWGHPEPTVSWWKDGKPLALQPGRHVVSRGSLQMARAEKSDTGTYMCVATNSAGRRESRAARVSVQEPQNYKEPLELLAVHIQLENVTLLNPDPEKSPKPGPAVWLSWKVSGPAAPAQSYTALFRVQTAPGGPGAPWAEALLAGWQSAELGGLLWGKDYEFKVRPFSGRAQGPDSNVLLLRLPEQVPNAPPGEVTLKPGNGSVLVSWVPPPAENHNGIIRGYQVWSLGNTSLPPANWTVAGEQTQLEMATQLPGSYCVQVAAVTGAGAGPPSSPVCLLLERTMERATQELSDGPWTLEQLRAALRRPEVIASGGVVLWLLLLGTAVCVHRRRRAGVHLGPGLYRYTSEDAILKHRMDHSDSPWLADTWRSTSGSRDLSSSSSLSSRLGVDPRDPLDCRRSLISWDPRSPGVPLLPDTSTFYGSLIAELPSSPPARPSPRTPAVRRLPPQLARLSSPWPSPDSLCSHRGLSSPRLPLAPVEAWKAKKKQELHQANSSPPLRASHPMEFWAWELGSKGSKNLSQSPGYCSPGAVPQALVAWRALGPQLLRSSNELVSRPLPPAPLASRGASAQSQQTQPSAEPQAPSSLPQPATPLPIPVPSSPPSPSSPQASSLSGPSPPSSRLSSSSLSSLGEDQDSVLTPEEVALCLELSDGEETPRNSVSPMPRAPSPPVTYGYISIPTASELADVGRAGGGVGSEVRGLLCPPRPCPTPTPSEGSLANGWGSASEDNAPSARASLVSSSDGSFLADAHFARALAMAVDSFGFGLEPREADCVFMDASSPPSPRDDLFLTSTLSLPLWEWRSDWLEDMENNHSQRLGRGLPPWPPDSRISSGRSQLSRPEPKAGSSS, encoded by the exons ATGGGTTTCCTCAAAGCTGCTTCCCTCCTGGGGCAGAGTCTCGGTCacaaacaaccaccaccaccccaccccgcccctccttccctccgctGTGAGCTCAGAGCTGCAGGACAAAGTGCCTGGGACCAGGAGAGAGGCCTGAGAGCAGCCATGGGCTCTGGAGGATCAGGCCTCCTCAGGGCCCCGTggcccctgcctctcctgcttCTGCTTGTCACCG GAGGTATGGCTCAGGACTCCCCACCCCAGATCCTAGTCCATCCCCAGGACCAGCTGCTCCAGGGCCCCGGCCCCGCCAAGATGAGCTGCCGAGCCTCGGGCCAGCCGCCTCCCACCATCCGCTGGCTGCTGAACGGGCAGCCCCTGAGCGTGGTGCCCCCAGACATACACGACCTCCTACCAGACGGAACGCTCCTACTGCTGCGGCCCCCAGCCCGGGGACGTGCCCACGATGACCAGGCCCTATCAACAGACCTGGGTGTCTATGCATGCGAGGCCAGCAACCGGCTGGGCACAGTGGTCAGCCGAGGCGCTCGGCTGTCTGTGGCGG TCCTTCGGGAGGCTTTCCAGACCCAGCCTCAGGATACAGTGGCCACTGTGGGCAAGCAGGTGGTTCTGGAGTGCGGGCCGCCCTGGGGCCACCCGGAGCCCACAGTCTCGTGGTGGAAGGATGGAAAACCACTGGCCCTACAGCCAGGGCGGCACGTG GTCTCCAGGGGGTCGCTGCAGATGGCAAGAGCAGAGAAGAGCGACACAGGCACCTATATGTGTGTGGCCACCAACAGCGCAGGACGACGGGAGAGCCGGGCAGCCAGGGTGTCTGTCCAGG AGCCCCAGAACTACAAGGAACCTCTGGAGTTGCTGGCTGTGCATATTCAGCTGGAAAATGTGACCCTGCTGAACCCAGACCCCGAAAAGAGCCCCAAGCCCGGGCCtgctgtgtggctcagctggaag GTGAGCGGCCCTGCTGCACCTGCTCAGTCGTACACAGCCCTGTTCAGGGTCCAGACGGCCCCAGGAGGCCCGGGAGCTCCCTGGGCAGAGGCCCTGCTGGCCGGCTGGCAGAGCGCGGAGCTTGGGGGCCTCCTCTGGGGCAAAGACTACGAGTTCAAAGTGAGACCGTTCTCCGGCCGGGCTCAAGGCCCTGACAGCAACGTGCTGCTCCTGAGGCTGCCTGAACAAG tGCCTAATGCCCCTCCCGGGGAGGTGACCTTAAAACCTGGCAACGGCAGTGTCCTTGTAAGCTGGGTCCCACCACCTGCTGAAAACCACAATGGCATCATCCGTGGCTACCAG GTCTGGAGCCTGGGCAACACTTCGTTGCCCCCAGCCAACTGGACTGTGGCGGGCGAGCAGACCCAGCTGGAGATGGCCACCCAGTTGCCAGGTTCCTACTGCGTACAAGTGGCTGCGGTCACGGGCGCTGGGGCTGGGCCCCCCAGTAGCCCTGTCTGCCTCCTCTTAG AGCGGACCATGGAGCGAGCCACTCAAGAACTCAGCGATGGTCCCTGGACCCTGGAGCAGCTGAGGGCCGCCCTAAGGCGGCCAGAAGTGATTGCTAGCGGGGGTGTCGTgctctggctgctgctgctgggcaCTGCCGTGTGTGTCCACCGCCGGCGCAGAGCTGGGGTGCACCTGGGCCCGG GTCTGTACAGATACACCAGTGAGGACGCTATCCTAAAACACAG GATGGATCACAGTGACTCCCCTTGGCTGGCAGACACTTGGCGCTCTACCTCTGGCTCTCGGGAcctgagcagcagcagcagcctcagCAGCAGGCTGGGAGTGGACCCCCGGGACCCACTAGACTGTCGTCGCTCCT TGATCTCCTGGGATCCCCGAAGCCCTGGTGTGCCCCTGCTTCCCGACACCAGCACTTTTTATGGCTCCCTCATCGCTGAGCTGCCTTCCAGCCCCCCAGCCCGGCCAAGCCCCCGGACCCCAGCTGTCAGGCGCCTCCCGCCCCAGCTGGCCCGGctctccagcccctggcccaGTCCAGACAGCCTCTGCAGCCACAGGGGACTCTCTTCTCCCCGCTTGCCTCTGGCCCCTGTGGAGGCTTGGAAGGCCAAAAAGAAGCAGG AGCTGCACCAAGCCAACAGCTCCCCGCCCCTCCGGGCCAGCCACCCTATGGAGTTCTGGGCCTGGGAGTTGGGGAGTAAAGGCTCCAAGAACCTTTCCCAAAGTCCAG GCTATTGTTCTCCAGGAGCCGTGCCCCAAGCTCTGGTTGCCTGGAGGGCCCTGGGACCGCAGCTCCTCCGATCCTCCAATGAGCTGGTTTCGCGCCCTCTCCCCCCAGCACCCCTCGCTTCTCGAGGAGCCTCCGCTCAGAGTCAGCAGACCCA GCCCTCGGCGGAGCCCcaagctccctcctccctcccacagccagccacccccctccccatccctgtcccctcCAGTCCCCCCAgtccctccagcccccaggcctCTTCCCTCTCTGGCCCCAGTCCACCTTCCAGTCGTCTGTCCAGCTCCTCGCTGTCATCCCTGGGGGAGGATCAGGACAGTGTACTGACTCCTGAGGAGGTGGCCCTGTGCCTGGAGCTCAGTGACGGTGAGGAGACCCCCAG gaATAGTGTCTCTCCTATGCCAAGGGCTCCTTCACCCCCTGTCACCTACGGCTACATCAGCATCCCGACAGCCTCAGAGCTGGCGGACGTGGGCAGGGCCGGAGGAGGGGTGGGGTCCGAAGTGAGGGGCTTGCTGTGCCCACCccggccctgccccacccccacccccagcgagGGCTCCTTGGCCAACGGCTGGGGCTCAGCCTCCGAGGACAACGCCCCCAGCGCCAGAGCCAGCCTTGTCAGCTCCTCTGACGGCTCCTTCC